Proteins encoded within one genomic window of Dyadobacter chenhuakuii:
- a CDS encoding RagB/SusD family nutrient uptake outer membrane protein, giving the protein MRKALKLSATLSILGASLLLPSCELNETIYSSIYTEDFYKTAADAEKGLVAVYGALGGLGGAPALTLVADFSDDQTYPRGVVGRNTLTMFTYDVNYTTQKSNSRVNESPQQIWQSCYSGIEKANWVIAKVPGATMDEARKKQVLGEAYFLRAFYHWILAKNFGDVPVKITPSYTEEEALTAKSPKADVYKQIYSDLDQATSAGLPSFPAVVKGRASNEAALALYAKAALYNEDYATALAKAKLVIASNKHALLPNVQDVYRFDNEDAARLENIFAYEVDPVSPGLSHQLVGLCGPPGSAGPEYARTSFGSMFAYQSFFNSFDPKDKRRTLLDTNYIDKAGKTVPQRSITPITTEGVLIKKYQDPVSTIGLIPNIPILRMPDVYLIAAEAEARLNGATAAAYESINVVRQRAGLPVLKTGLTKDAFIEAVLQERAWEFFAEGDRWYDLTRTGKFLTVIPKAVNSVYPVRNVTAKNRYFPIPQDEINANAKIEQNPDWK; this is encoded by the coding sequence ATGAGAAAAGCATTAAAATTAAGCGCTACGCTGAGCATACTGGGAGCCTCCTTGCTGCTGCCATCCTGCGAGCTGAACGAAACGATATATTCATCTATTTATACCGAAGATTTTTACAAAACCGCAGCCGACGCTGAAAAAGGACTCGTAGCCGTTTACGGCGCATTGGGCGGCCTCGGCGGCGCACCGGCACTCACATTAGTTGCCGATTTCAGCGATGACCAAACTTACCCCCGCGGTGTGGTAGGCCGTAACACGTTGACAATGTTCACTTACGACGTCAACTACACGACCCAAAAAAGCAACAGCCGGGTAAATGAATCACCCCAGCAGATCTGGCAGTCGTGTTACAGCGGCATTGAAAAGGCCAACTGGGTAATTGCCAAAGTTCCGGGCGCAACCATGGACGAAGCCCGTAAAAAACAGGTTTTGGGCGAAGCATATTTCCTACGCGCATTCTACCATTGGATCTTGGCCAAAAATTTCGGCGACGTGCCAGTGAAGATCACGCCCAGCTACACCGAAGAGGAGGCATTGACTGCCAAAAGCCCGAAAGCAGATGTATACAAGCAAATCTACAGCGACCTTGACCAGGCCACGTCAGCGGGACTTCCATCTTTCCCGGCAGTTGTAAAAGGTCGTGCGTCGAACGAAGCTGCGCTTGCACTTTATGCAAAGGCTGCGCTATATAATGAGGATTATGCCACCGCGCTGGCGAAGGCGAAGCTGGTCATCGCATCTAATAAACATGCGTTGTTGCCTAATGTTCAGGACGTATATCGCTTTGATAATGAGGATGCTGCGCGTTTGGAAAACATCTTTGCATATGAAGTTGACCCTGTTTCGCCTGGGCTAAGCCACCAGCTGGTAGGCCTTTGCGGCCCTCCGGGAAGCGCCGGACCCGAGTATGCCCGGACTTCGTTCGGATCCATGTTTGCTTACCAGTCTTTTTTTAATTCATTTGATCCAAAAGACAAACGCAGAACGCTTTTGGATACCAATTATATTGACAAAGCCGGGAAAACGGTGCCGCAAAGAAGCATTACCCCCATCACAACAGAAGGTGTTTTGATCAAAAAATACCAGGACCCTGTGTCGACCATTGGCCTGATTCCAAACATTCCGATCCTGCGCATGCCGGATGTTTACCTGATCGCCGCCGAAGCCGAAGCGCGGTTGAATGGTGCTACTGCTGCTGCCTATGAGTCGATTAATGTTGTGCGCCAGCGCGCTGGCTTGCCTGTTTTGAAAACTGGTTTGACCAAAGATGCATTTATAGAAGCCGTTTTGCAGGAACGCGCGTGGGAATTCTTTGCCGAAGGCGACCGCTGGTATGACCTTACCCGCACCGGAAAGTTTTTAACTGTTATTCCAAAAGCGGTAAACAGCGTATATCCGGTCAGGAATGTAACTGCAAAAAATCGCTATTTCCCGATTCCGCAGGATGAGATCAATGCAAATGCGAAGATTGAACAGAACCCGGACTGGAAGTAA
- a CDS encoding SusC/RagA family TonB-linked outer membrane protein, producing MKRRILESILLMVLQLGLTHALLAQSGMVTGKVTDDKGEGIPGASVTVKGTQQGTLTTVEGTYAIEAAANATLVFSFVGYLKEEIAINNRTSIDINLKTDTKALEEVVVVGYGTQRRVETTGSIASVKAEDLVQTPVANIAQGLQARVSGMQINQNSGAPGGNISVRIRGTNSINGSSEPLYVIDGIQISNGGGITDVSPLSTINPNDIESVEVLKDASASAIYGARAANGVVLITTKRGKSGKTNVTFDSYYGTQKVNKQLDVLNASEFAQLENEVFKNNYYPDPASLGEGVNWQNYIFRKAPIQNHQLSINGGNEKTQLALSLNYFDQQGTFIGSSFKRYSYRLNLDHRLSKKVKIGTSILGSYSINDGIQTGGENIGDGGAVLSSVLGAAIGAPPTLKPYREDGSIFPFGEQAGGQYREVVNPLNFAAMVMNRDIKRTLANLYAEVNFVKGLTYRASFNIDQRGELFNAYSPRSIVNKSDLNDNSGSGAKGNGNFLALLHESILTYNTNFGKNHSFKATAVFGTQLEQSNSNNLNATGFPNDATQNEALQLALTRTVSSSRSSQRLDSYLARINYGFKDKIFLDLTARVDGSSKFGANHKYGVFPAISAAYRLIEEPFIKDLNWLSDLKLRGSFGITGNAGGISPYQSLSTAASTGSDYLINHTYVTGINPTGIANPDLRWERSKQANLGIDVSLLNNRVSFIADVYHKKTDDLLYIKGLPLSAGYGSITGNFASLENKGLELAVNARILDGKLKWDVSANTTFNRNKVLNLDGGVTNERFVTTYTILSVGQPLGMFKTYVFDGVNQTGEAILPGYDGRLGGHKIKDVTGDNQITAADQVIVGNPNPKFIYGFSTNLAFKGFDLGVFISGSQGNDIYNASRLSFENPLGQRNLLKGVVDRWSPTNPSNQYVSGAQGGRLPISNYVVEDGSYMRCKNLTLGYTLPRFKGVQGIRVYVSANNLFTITDYSGYDPEVNTYAGSNTIIGVDNFVYPQSRSFLGGIQVTF from the coding sequence ATGAAGAGAAGAATACTTGAATCAATTTTGCTGATGGTCCTGCAATTGGGCTTGACGCATGCATTGCTGGCGCAGTCCGGCATGGTGACGGGAAAAGTTACAGATGACAAAGGGGAAGGAATTCCCGGTGCCAGTGTAACGGTAAAAGGGACGCAGCAGGGAACATTAACAACCGTAGAAGGCACCTATGCCATTGAAGCTGCGGCAAATGCTACGCTCGTCTTTTCATTTGTCGGGTATTTAAAGGAAGAAATTGCCATCAATAACCGCACGAGCATTGACATTAACCTAAAAACCGACACAAAGGCACTGGAAGAAGTGGTTGTAGTGGGTTACGGAACACAGCGACGTGTAGAAACAACCGGTTCAATTGCATCCGTGAAGGCAGAAGATCTGGTGCAAACGCCCGTTGCAAACATTGCGCAAGGTTTACAAGCAAGAGTTTCAGGGATGCAGATCAACCAAAATTCCGGCGCTCCGGGCGGTAATATCAGCGTGCGGATCCGGGGAACCAACTCTATTAATGGTTCGTCCGAACCACTTTACGTGATTGACGGGATCCAGATCTCCAACGGCGGCGGCATCACGGATGTAAGCCCGCTTTCTACCATTAACCCCAATGATATCGAGTCCGTTGAAGTCCTTAAAGATGCTTCTGCATCGGCTATATATGGCGCCAGGGCTGCTAATGGTGTTGTTCTGATCACAACAAAACGAGGTAAAAGCGGCAAAACAAATGTCACATTCGATAGCTACTACGGCACCCAGAAGGTAAACAAACAACTCGATGTATTAAATGCGTCCGAGTTTGCACAGCTCGAAAATGAAGTTTTCAAAAACAACTATTATCCCGATCCTGCTTCTCTGGGCGAGGGTGTGAATTGGCAGAACTACATCTTCCGTAAAGCACCGATCCAGAACCACCAGCTTTCGATCAATGGTGGAAATGAAAAAACACAACTGGCATTGTCACTTAACTATTTCGACCAGCAGGGAACATTCATTGGATCATCATTCAAGAGGTATTCGTATCGTTTGAACCTGGATCACAGGCTGAGCAAAAAGGTGAAAATCGGAACGAGCATTCTAGGAAGTTATTCAATAAATGATGGCATTCAGACGGGTGGTGAGAACATCGGGGACGGTGGCGCAGTGCTGTCTTCTGTGCTGGGAGCCGCAATTGGCGCACCGCCTACGCTGAAACCTTATCGAGAAGACGGTTCCATTTTCCCGTTCGGTGAGCAAGCCGGCGGTCAGTATCGCGAGGTTGTGAACCCGCTGAATTTTGCGGCAATGGTCATGAACAGGGACATTAAAAGAACGCTGGCCAATCTTTATGCCGAAGTGAATTTTGTCAAAGGACTTACCTATCGCGCTTCTTTCAACATTGACCAGCGTGGCGAATTGTTCAACGCTTACTCGCCCAGGTCGATCGTTAATAAAAGTGACCTGAATGATAATTCCGGGTCTGGCGCCAAAGGCAATGGCAATTTCCTGGCCTTGCTGCACGAGAGCATTTTAACCTACAATACAAATTTTGGAAAAAACCATTCGTTCAAAGCCACAGCGGTTTTTGGAACGCAGCTCGAACAATCGAATTCCAACAATTTGAATGCAACCGGTTTCCCAAACGATGCCACGCAGAACGAAGCATTACAGCTTGCATTAACGCGGACAGTTAGCAGCAGCCGGAGCAGCCAGCGACTCGATTCTTATCTTGCCAGGATCAATTACGGTTTCAAAGACAAAATTTTTCTCGACCTCACAGCACGCGTGGACGGTTCGAGCAAGTTTGGGGCTAACCACAAATACGGCGTTTTCCCAGCCATTTCAGCAGCCTACCGTCTGATTGAAGAGCCATTTATCAAAGATTTAAACTGGTTATCAGACCTGAAATTGCGTGGAAGCTTCGGGATCACAGGAAATGCGGGCGGCATAAGCCCCTACCAATCACTATCAACGGCCGCCTCAACGGGCAGTGATTATTTGATCAACCATACTTACGTGACCGGCATCAATCCTACCGGCATTGCAAATCCGGATTTGCGCTGGGAACGTTCGAAGCAGGCTAATTTAGGGATTGACGTGAGTTTGCTGAACAACCGCGTGAGCTTCATTGCCGATGTTTATCATAAGAAAACAGACGATCTGCTCTACATCAAAGGCTTGCCGTTAAGCGCAGGATATGGCTCGATAACGGGCAATTTTGCATCACTTGAAAACAAGGGGCTTGAACTCGCTGTGAATGCCCGGATCCTGGACGGAAAATTGAAATGGGACGTTTCGGCCAACACCACATTCAACCGCAACAAAGTGCTGAACCTGGACGGCGGTGTTACCAATGAGCGCTTTGTTACCACGTACACGATTTTGTCTGTGGGACAGCCGCTTGGCATGTTCAAAACGTATGTTTTTGATGGTGTGAATCAAACAGGCGAAGCGATTCTTCCGGGTTATGACGGACGCTTGGGCGGCCATAAGATCAAAGACGTGACGGGCGACAACCAGATCACGGCCGCCGATCAGGTCATTGTGGGTAATCCCAATCCGAAATTCATCTATGGTTTTTCAACCAACCTCGCCTTCAAAGGCTTTGACCTGGGTGTGTTTATCTCGGGATCGCAGGGAAATGATATTTACAATGCCAGCCGCTTATCTTTCGAAAACCCACTGGGTCAGCGCAACTTGCTGAAAGGCGTTGTAGACCGCTGGTCGCCTACAAACCCGAGCAATCAGTATGTGAGCGGGGCGCAAGGCGGAAGGCTTCCGATTTCAAATTATGTGGTTGAAGACGGCTCTTATATGCGCTGCAAAAACCTGACGCTGGGTTACACATTACCACGTTTCAAGGGTGTGCAGGGCATTCGCGTGTATGTAAGCGCCAATAACCTGTTCACGATCACCGATTACAGCGGATACGATCCGGAGGTGAATACTTACGCAGGTTCCAACACGATCATCGGCGTTGACAACTTCGTTTATCCGCAATCCAGATCATTCCTGGGCGGTATTCAGGTAACATTCTAA
- a CDS encoding substrate-binding domain-containing protein: MKCEQVDSIMKAGYVRGKQRYLCKTCNYYFTHSEKDLSLPSAVKRKRHQTTIIDIAKSLGVSNSTVSRALHGHADINPETRQAVLDKALQLDYQPNQLAYNLVKSKTNTIGMIVPEFHNPFFPNVIIGAHEVLTKAGYNLTIMQSNESYQVEISNTKAMLANRIDGLLISLTQETNNFEHLGVFEKRGIPLVLFNRVCEQINVPKVVVNDFEASFLAVEHLIMNGYERIAHLGGPLNLLVSQERLRGYRAAMEKHGKIIEDHMIIQGMLTQQKARIYGQYLLDLANRPDAIFAVNDSAAIEIMLIAKEKGISIPDELGVVGFSDNPESAYIGPGLTTIRQPTHEIGRTTADWILQLVDDEDVILPDKKILKTELIVRGSSRRCVRGNTKKVRIQ; encoded by the coding sequence GTGAAGTGTGAACAGGTGGATAGCATTATGAAGGCAGGTTACGTCAGAGGCAAACAGCGCTATCTGTGCAAAACCTGTAACTACTATTTTACGCATTCGGAAAAGGACTTGTCTCTGCCTTCTGCTGTCAAGCGCAAGCGGCATCAGACCACGATCATCGACATTGCAAAATCGCTGGGGGTTTCCAACTCCACGGTTTCCCGCGCATTACACGGGCATGCAGACATTAATCCGGAAACCCGGCAGGCTGTGCTGGATAAGGCATTGCAGCTGGATTATCAGCCCAATCAGCTGGCCTATAACCTGGTGAAAAGCAAGACCAATACAATTGGAATGATCGTTCCGGAATTCCACAATCCGTTCTTCCCTAATGTGATCATAGGCGCCCATGAAGTGCTTACTAAGGCGGGTTATAACCTGACGATCATGCAAAGCAACGAATCATACCAGGTTGAAATATCCAATACAAAAGCAATGCTCGCCAACCGCATTGATGGATTGCTGATATCGCTCACCCAGGAAACCAACAATTTTGAACATTTGGGTGTGTTCGAAAAGCGGGGCATTCCGCTCGTGCTTTTTAACCGGGTTTGTGAGCAGATCAACGTGCCCAAAGTGGTTGTGAATGATTTTGAAGCTTCTTTTCTGGCTGTGGAGCATTTGATTATGAATGGTTATGAAAGGATCGCGCATTTGGGCGGGCCGCTTAATTTGCTGGTCAGCCAGGAGCGGTTAAGAGGTTATCGGGCCGCAATGGAAAAGCATGGCAAAATCATTGAAGACCATATGATCATCCAGGGCATGCTGACGCAGCAGAAGGCGAGGATTTACGGACAATATCTGCTCGATCTGGCCAATCGCCCGGATGCCATTTTCGCGGTGAATGACTCTGCGGCCATTGAAATTATGCTGATAGCAAAAGAAAAAGGGATCAGCATTCCCGATGAGCTCGGCGTGGTCGGTTTCAGCGACAACCCGGAATCCGCCTACATCGGCCCCGGCCTCACCACCATCCGCCAGCCCACGCACGAAATTGGCCGCACCACAGCAGACTGGATTTTGCAGCTTGTTGATGATGAGGATGTTATTCTTCCCGACAAGAAAATTTTGAAAACTGAGCTGATCGTAAGAGGCTCGTCGCGGCGGTGTGTTCGTGGCAACACAAAAAAAGTGCGAATCCAATGA
- a CDS encoding sugar phosphate isomerase/epimerase family protein encodes MSLDLNTKGDGESRRTWLKTAALAGVAAVAGKPVNAVTTLPAALPARRIPIAVSTYSYWHFGKEKYPVEKVIEDAAKLGFDGVEILHRQMENETVPYMNKLKRLAFDNGLSLPLLSIHQSFVQPKAEDRKKDIEHTLRCIDMAVQMGIPAIRMNTGSWRTAKRDANYYKDGKEPPIEGYTDQDAIKWCIDAMGECLVAAEKAGVVLAIENHWGLSSNIDYLLEIYKPLASSPAMGMNVDTGNFVGDPYPQFERLAPYATIVQAKTYYGGGHYYDLDLDYKRIADILRKANFKGYISLEMEGKEDAATAVPKSLKLFREVFS; translated from the coding sequence ATGTCTCTTGATTTGAATACGAAAGGTGACGGCGAATCACGACGGACCTGGTTGAAGACTGCCGCACTGGCAGGCGTCGCGGCTGTGGCGGGTAAGCCCGTAAACGCTGTCACAACATTACCCGCAGCTTTGCCAGCAAGACGAATACCGATTGCCGTTTCAACCTATTCTTACTGGCATTTCGGAAAAGAGAAATATCCGGTTGAAAAAGTGATTGAAGACGCGGCGAAGCTGGGATTTGACGGCGTTGAGATTCTGCATCGCCAGATGGAAAACGAAACGGTTCCTTATATGAACAAGTTGAAAAGACTTGCTTTCGATAATGGCTTATCGCTTCCGCTGCTTTCTATTCATCAGAGTTTTGTGCAGCCCAAGGCCGAAGACCGTAAAAAAGACATCGAGCATACGCTCAGATGTATCGATATGGCTGTTCAAATGGGAATCCCGGCCATCCGGATGAACACAGGCAGCTGGCGGACTGCAAAGCGGGACGCCAATTATTATAAAGACGGCAAAGAACCACCGATTGAAGGTTACACTGACCAGGACGCCATTAAATGGTGCATCGATGCGATGGGCGAATGTCTCGTTGCTGCCGAAAAGGCTGGTGTAGTGCTCGCTATCGAAAACCACTGGGGCTTATCTTCCAACATTGATTATCTGCTCGAAATTTACAAGCCACTTGCTTCATCGCCTGCCATGGGTATGAATGTGGATACGGGAAATTTCGTCGGGGATCCCTATCCGCAGTTTGAGCGGTTGGCACCATACGCAACAATAGTTCAGGCTAAAACTTATTACGGAGGTGGGCATTATTACGACCTGGATCTGGACTATAAACGCATTGCAGACATTCTGCGCAAAGCCAATTTCAAAGGTTATATCTCTTTGGAAATGGAAGGAAAAGAAGACGCGGCCACAGCCGTACCCAAAAGCCTGAAATTATTCAGGGAAGTGTTCAGTTAA